The window CCACCGCCGGTGCTCGCACCAGGCTGCAACCGCGGGCGTCAGCCCGTCGTTGCGTTGCAAAGATTTCGGCATTGCCACAGAGGGGGAAATCGTGACCCCCCCCCGCGAGCCGGCCACATGCTCTGCCTTGCCCCACTCTCCGTTTCGCCTACGGTGAACGCGGCAGCTTTATTGCCGACCCCGCCGCCGCTCCTCCGACCCGCGGCagcctcctcgccgccgccggcaTCCCGCAGCCGGCAGCGCTCCTTTTCCCGGCTTCCTGCTGCTTGAGGACAGCGATATAAATCCAGCTGTGCCGCACCGGGCGGGCGGGAGGTCGAGGACGGCCGCGTCCCCGGCGCACCGGTGTCACCTCCCAGCTTTCTCCccgccaggacgcctgggtcccgcgCAGCTCACGGCCGGGGCACGTTCTCGTAGCTGTCGCTCGGCAGTCGGCCGGGCGCCGCTGCCGCAGCACCGCGGAAGGGGCCAGGCAGCACCGCGTAGGTGACGGGTGGCTCCTGCGGGAGAGATGCGCTGAGACCGGCCCCACGGCAGCTCGGGAGCCGGCGGGGGGCTGGGACCGGTGCGGCTACCTGCTCCACCGGGGAGGGTCGCGCGGGGCCGTCTGCAAGAGAAGCGGTGAGCGGTCAGGCCGGGCGGCTGTCGGCACAGCGCCGGTGCCGTTTGCCACGGCTCAAGGGATGCGGCTTCGGATTGgaaccggggaggggggagcccggcgcggctGCACTCACCCTTGTCCCTTCTCTTGATGGTGACGGTGGAGTAGAGCACGTCCCCCGCGCCTGGCGCCCTGGGACACACTGGGGAGAGAAGCCAGGTCCCGTCGCCGGGTCGGATCCACCGCCCCAAACCCAAGCAGCCTCCGGCGGCAGCCGAAATGGGGCAGGTGTCCCCCGCGCTGGCACCCCGCTGCCCCCCCAGTGCCGCGCTTTGGGGTCGCGGTGGCCCCGGGGGCAGCGCCAGGGGCTGCGGTGCCTGTGAGGGCCACATGCTGCCCGGCCCCGGGACTCACCGTTGCTGTACTCGGGCTCCGGCGTGGCCGAGTCCTCGCCGGCGAGGCCTGGCGGAGCCGAGGAGCCGGGATGCGCCGCAGGGATCCTGGGGAGAGAAGGGCTCAGGGGtgcctgggagaggaggggaTGCTCGGGACGCACGGAGGAAAAGGGGCTTCATGACCTGGCAGGGTCGGGACCCCAAACCCATCCCCAGCCCGAGGACCCGGGCTGGACCCAGTTCCCAGCCCCTTGATCCCTCTCCGGACCGGACTCACCTTCCCCGGCCCTTCGCGCCGGCGGCCCCTGCAAAGCAAGCGGGAGAAGGGGCCGTGAGGGTTGTGACCGTGCCCCGGGGCCAGGGCACGGTCACCCCCCCTGAGCACGAGTGGGGAGGTTCCACGAGCCACCCAGGACCCCAAGCCGAGGGCTcggcctcttcccccccccccccccggcaccccagggAGCAGGTACCTGCACGGCGCCGGCGCCGGAGGTGCCACCCCAGGGCCGCGATGACAGCGAGCAGCACCAGGAGggacgcgctcgcccctgcggccACGACGATGTAGGGCTGGACTGCGGATGGAGACGACACGAGCCTGGATCAGCGCAGCCCCCCGCTCGGGGACAAAGCCGGTGGCACAAGCAGCCGCCACCCCCAATGGTGGCCGGGAGCCGGATTCTGCATCCAGCCAGCCCCTGCGGACCCTCGCGCTGCCCCCAACCAGTCCGGCCCTGGTACCTGTCACCGAGAGGGCCAGGACCTGGCTGTGAGCCTTGAAGACCCGCTGGGGGTTGAGCTGGTTGCTGGCCACGCACTGGTAGGTCCCGGCGTGGGCCGACTCCACGGATTCCAGGGCCAGCAGCGGCCCCGAGGCCGTGTCCAGCTGGTGCCCGTTGTGCAGCCAGGCGAAGGCCACCGGCGCGGTCCCCTCCTGCACCGAGCAGCTCAGGTTGAGGCTTTCCCCGGCCGTCACCGCCGGCTCTGTCCCCTGCACGGCGATGGTGGCCCCGGCCACCGGCACTGCGAGCGCCAGGGAGACGGCTCAGAGGATGCTCCGGATGCGGGGTCAGGCCAGCGGCTGTGACCGTCCCCAGCACCAGTGGGGATGGAGGGGACCTGGCgatggggcccccccggggctgcggccACCTGTGGGGACCCTTCCCCGTGGCACAGTGGCCCCTTCACCCTGGCACCCCGGGCTCCATCCCTCATCCCCCGGCACCAGCGCTAGCCCGTGGGACCCCACGCACCCATGACGGTGACATGCACCCCCGTGCTGCGGGCCACGGCCAGCCCGTTGGAGGCCACGCAGTGGTACTGGCCGCCGTcgctgggccgggccgcggcgatCTCGTAGCGGGGGCTGCTcgccagggcccgcgcccggcCCTGCCGGTGCCAGGAGAAGGAGATGGGCCCCGTGCCCGCCGCCACCGAGCAGCTCAGCACCAGGCGCTCGCCCTGCACCAGCTGCCCCCCGAGGGGCTGCACCTCCAGGGCCACCCCGGAGACGGGCACTCCTGCGGAGAGGAGAGGGCAAGGGCTGCGGTGAGGGGTGCCGTCACCCGGGGAGGGATGCAGCGACCCCACCAAGGGATGCAGCACCCCGAGGAGAGATGCCCAAACCGCGGAGGGATGCAATGAACTGGGGAGCAATGCAACAACCCGGAGAGGGATGGACTGAACTGGAGAAGGATGCAACAACCCCACCAAAGGATGCAGCGACCTGGGGAAGAATGTGGCGACCTGGGCAAGGATGCAGCAAACTCCACCCAGGGATGCAGTGACCCGGGGAAGAATGCGACGACCCGGGCAAGGATGCAGCAAACTCCACCCAGGGATGCAGTGACCCGGGGAAGAATGCGACGACCTGGGCAAGGATGCAGCAAACTCCACCCAGGGATGCAGTGACCCGGGGAAGAATGCGACGACCCGGGCAAGGATGCAGCAAACTCCACCCAGGGATGCAGTGACCCAGGGAAGAATGCGGCGACCCGGGCAAGGATGCAGCAAACTCCACCCAGGGATGCAGTGACCCGGGGAAGAATGC of the Apteryx mantelli isolate bAptMan1 chromosome 31, bAptMan1.hap1, whole genome shotgun sequence genome contains:
- the LOC106486883 gene encoding Fc receptor-like protein 4 isoform X3 gives rise to the protein MVRSVAVLLWAQAFGLTAAQPAQLTLDPPWSPVFVEETVMLTCQGPPAAPRGPIAWYVNGDFWHKTESNQLLVSMEKPRSNSYQCQSPGSELSHPISLAFSNDWLVLQVPALAVLEGDLLPLRCRAWGNRDMSQVRFWRGRADITREPKQAELLLQAVQTSDSGRYHCTATVRHFLPSWKKSEEVLVTVQELFSAPVLSVGSSAEPLEGSNLTLSCVTRLSPLRPYITLRHLFYQDDAILAGPEDSPNYQVQAVGLADSGAYSCEVQTETASVRKRSAPIVIAVRRVPVSGVALEVQPLGGQLVQGERLVLSCSVAAGTGPISFSWHRQGRARALASSPRYEIAAARPSDGGQYHCVASNGLAVARSTGVHVTVMGGDRAGGLRLAAQRAPAGHGLGAAAGPGIRGVGPRRDLPVRGQQPAQPPAGLQGSQPGPGPLGDSPALHRRGRRGERVPPGAARCHRGPGVAPPAPAPCRGRRREGPGKDPCGASRLLGSARPRRRGLGHAGARVQQRVSQGARRGGRALLHRHHQEKGQGRPRATLPGGAGATRHLRGAAWPLPRCCGSGARPTAERQLRERAPAVSCAGPRRPGGEKAGR
- the LOC106486883 gene encoding collagen, type I, alpha 1b-like isoform X1, coding for MVRSVAVLLWAQAFGLTAAQPAQLTLDPPWSPVFVEETVMLTCQGPPAAPRGPIAWYVNGDFWHKTESNQLLVSMEKPRSNSYQCQSPGSELSHPISLAFSNGTGAGGARGRPAAAALPGLGQPRHEPGALLARQSRHHPGAEAGRAAASGRADQRQRPLSLHGHRPPLFTFLEEVRGGVGDCARALLGPSAERGQLRRAPGRKQPHPELCHPPQPPPALHHPPAPLLPRRRHPGRPRGLSQLPGAGSRVGRLRGVLLRGADGNGERTEAQRPDSHRCATSARLRGGPGGAAPRGAAGAGRAPGAELLGGGGHGAHLLLLAPAGPGAGPGEQPPLRDRRGPAQRRRPVPLRGLQRAGRGPQHGGACHRHGAGGRGHHRRAGDRAGGDGRGKPQPELLGAGGDRAGGLRLAAQRAPAGHGLGAAAGPGIRGVGPRRDLPVRGQQPAQPPAGLQGSQPGPGPLGDSPALHRRGRRGERVPPGAARCHRGPGVAPPAPAPCRGRRREGPGKDPCGASRLLGSARPRRRGLGHAGARVQQRVSQGARRGGRALLHRHHQEKGQGRPRATLPGGAGATRHLRGAAWPLPRCCGSGARPTAERQLRERAPAVSCAGPRRPGGEKAGR
- the LOC106486883 gene encoding Fc receptor-like protein 3 isoform X2, which translates into the protein MVRSVAVLLWAQAFGLTAAQPAQLTLDPPWSPVFVEETVMLTCQGPPAAPRGPIAWYVNGDFWHKTESNQLLVSMEKPRSNSYQCQSPGSELSHPISLAFSNDWLVLQVPALAVLEGDLLPLRCRAWGNRDMSQVRFWRGRADITREPKQAELLLQAVQTSDSGRYHCTATVRHFLPSWKKSEEVLVTVQELFSAPVLSVGSSAEPLEGSNLTLSCVTRLSPLRPYITLRHLFYQDDAILAGPEDSPNYQVQAVGLADSGAYSCEVQTETASVRKRSAPIVIAVRRVPVSGVALEVQPLGGQLVQGERLVLSCSVAAGTGPISFSWHRQGRARALASSPRYEIAAARPSDGGQYHCVASNGLAVARSTGVHVTVMVPVAGATIAVQGTEPAVTAGESLNLSCSVQEGTAPVAFAWLHNGHQLDTASGPLLALESVESAHAGTYQCVASNQLNPQRVFKAHSQVLALSVTVQPYIVVAAGASASLLVLLAVIAALGWHLRRRRRAGAAGAKGRGRIPAAHPGSSAPPGLAGEDSATPEPEYSNVCPRAPGAGDVLYSTVTIKRRDKDGPARPSPVEQEPPVTYAVLPGPFRGAAAAAPGRLPSDSYENVPRP